Part of the Weissella coleopterorum genome is shown below.
TTCGTGATTTATTAGTAAGCTAATAGATAGATTGAATGTTAATTACAAAGGAATGGAGGAAAGGTATGCAAGTAAAAATTCTATCAACCTCTGATATACATGGTTATTTTAATGCCGATGACTTTAGACGACCATTAAAAAATCATGGGTTTGGTTTAACACGAGCAGTTGAAGCCATGCAAAAAGAAGCAGATCAGTTAGGTATAAATGATTTAATAATTCGAATTGATAATGGTGATTTTATTCAAGGTTCCCCTTTAACAAATTACCTTGAAAAGAAAGAACCACAATTTTTGCCGCTCTATGATGATTTAGCTAAATTAGCACGTTACGATGTTCGAATAATCGGTAATCATGAATTTAACTATGGTCGTGATTATTTGGAACGTGCTCTCCAAGCAAATAATGTTTTAAATGCCAATATTATTGATCAAGCGACCCAAAAACCGTTTATTGGACAGCCTTATCAGATTTTTAGCAAAGGTAAGGTTAAAGTGGGTGTTATTGGGTTGACAACCAAATTTATTCCAAATTGGGAACCGCTTAAAAATATACAAGGTCTAATTTTTGAGGATCCAGTGTTAATTGCCCAAAAATATATTAAAATTGTACAGCCTCAAGTGGATCTCTTAATTTTGGCTTATCACGGTGGATTTGAACGTGATTTGGAAACGGGTGAGGCCCTAGGACATGTTACAGGGGAGAATCAAGGTTATGAACTCAGCCAACTATCAGGTGTTGATGCACTTGTCACAGGACATCAACACCGTTTAATTGCCCAGCAAATTAATGGTCTCGTTGCCACCCAACCGGGCTATCGTGGAGAAGCCATAGGTGTGATGGATTTTACTTTGAATGCAGGGCAGTTGCAAACTAGTCGTGCACGGTTAATCGCAACTAAATCCTTTCCGGAAGAGCCACGTATTTTGACTCAAATTCAACCTTTACAATCCAAAATTAACCAATGGTTGGATCAACCAATTGGGCGAGTGGGATTGAATATGAAAATTATTAATCATCATCTAGCCCGAATTGAAAGTCATCCTTTTGTTGCGTTCGTGAATCAAGTTCAAATGAAGTTTGGGAAGACGCAAATTGCGAACACAGCTATTTTTAATAATGAAGTGCGGGGCTTACCTAACTGTGTGACTAGACGGGATATTATGACCAACTACCTTTATCCGAATATCGTGGTAGTTGAGAGTTTAACAGGGCAAGAAATTGTTGATGCAATTGAAGTGAGTGCCCGTTATTTTCAACTAAATCGTGCCTTAGAGTTGGGTGTAAATCACCACTTTATGCGGCCCAAGGTGCAACACTATAATTATGATCTTTGGAGTGGAATAGAATATACCATCGATATGCGTCAACCGATGAATCAACGTGTCAAAGACGTATTTTTTCAGGGACGCCCCCTGCAACTAGAGCGTCACTATGAAGTCGCTTTGAATAGCTATCGAGCTAACGGGGCGGGTAATTTTAAAATGTATCAAGCTAATAAGATTGTACGTGAAGTTCCTGTCGAGATCACTGATTTAATGGCAGACTATTTAGAAGCGTATCCTGATCTTGAAATCAATCCGCCACATAATATTAAAGTGATTGGTTATCAAAAATTAAGTTCTAAACCAGACGGATAAATTGATATAAGCGTAATTTATTTCCAAAGGTAACGAAAGGGCGGGAAAAGATTGTGGAAGTTAGTTTTAAACATGTAACATTATCGTATGATCAAAAAAATGAAATTTTGCATGATATGGATTTTGTCATTCCATCAGGGAAATTGATTGCTCTATTAGGACCATCAGGAGGTGGTAAATCAACGACTCTTAATTTGATTTCCGGCTTATTGCAACCCAGTCAAGGTGAAATTTTTTTTGGTAGTGAAAATGTAACTAAACAGGATGCACTAAAACGGGGAGTGGGGATGGTCTTTCAAAATTATGCATTATATCCTCATTTAACCGTTCTAGATAATATTATTTTTCCGATGAAAATGGCGAAAATCCCTAAAAAAATTAGACAAGAAAAAGCATTGGCACTAGCAAAATTAGTACGTGTTATGCCTCAAATCAATCAAAAACTAGCCGCGTTATCTGGAGGGCAGCAGCAACGAGTAGCAATTGCCCGAGCATTAGCGAAAGAACCAACTTTACTTTTATTAGATGAACCACTATCGAATTTAGATGCACGCTTACGAGTAGAGATGCGTGAAGAAATTCGCAGGATTCAGATTGCAACTGGCGTGACCACGATTTTTGTAACGCATGACCAAAATGAAGCACTACATGTGGCTGATCAAATTATGGTCTTAAATGAAGGGATTGTTCAACAATTTGGCGCCACACAGACGTTATATACCAATCCGATAAATCAATTTGTCGCCGAATTTATTGGAGAACCACGGTTAAATGTGATTCCGGTTCAGGCGCTGCGCACTGCAGTAGGCGGAATTTTTGGGACTGGGGCCGCACAAATTGAACGGTTGGGGATTCGAGCTGAAGCATTTTCACTAAAACCGATGGCTCAACCGCATATTCAAATCCCGATTGAGATTAATCAAATTCAGTATTTTGGTCAAGAACAACGCATCGACTTGCAATTAAACGGTTATCAGGTAATTGCCAATCAAATGGAATCAGAACATCAAAAATTGGGAAAAACAATGGGTTATGTTCCAATTGATCAAATCTATGGCTTTGATGCTAAAGGTCGAAGAATCTATGCTGAACAAAGTAGGGAGGTTCAACATGCTTAAGATTGGTAGACCAACTTGGCGTGAGACCATTAAAGGTTGGTTATATGTTTTACCCATGTTGCTGATTGTGTTGGTATTTGGAATTTATCCGATTATCGCTAGCTTTACCATGAGTTTTTTTACAGAATATAATTTCTTTACGAATGAAGTTTTAGCGACTGGTTGGGGTAATTTCATGGATTTGTTCCTGGATCCTAATTTCCAATTAGCTTTAAAAAACACATTTATTTTTGTCTTAGGTGTCGTTCCTTTGGAAATCGGATTATCTTTACTAATCGCGACATTGTTGAATCAGATTACTTGGTTAGCAGGGTGGTTTAGAACCATCTACTTTCTTCCCTTTGTGACTTCCGTGGTAGCAATCGCAATGGTTTGGCGTTGGATCTACAATAAAGATGCGGGCCTACTTAATCACGGGCTAGGCTGGTTGGGAATTCAACCGATTGATTGGTTAAACGATCCACATTTTGCATTATTGGCTTTAATTATTTTAGCCATTTGGAAAGGATTAGGCTTTAACATAATGCTATTTTTAGTGGCATTAAATAATGTGGACCAACGTTTGTATAATGCAGCTAAATTAGATGGAGCTAAGCCGTGGCAGCAATGGTGCTATATTACCATCCCCATGATTTCACCCATGACTTTACTAGTAACTGTTAATGCGGTGATTGCTGCATTTAAAGTTTTTGATGAAGTATATGCATTATTTGGCGGACAACCGGGACCAGCGAATGCAGGAATAACATTGGTATATTATCTGTATCGGGCTTTTTATGAACAAAATCAATATGGTCAAGCTGCCGCTGCGGGCGTTATCTTATTCTTGATTATCTTATTGGTGACCCTCATCCAATTTTCGATCAGTAAACGTCATGTCCATTACTAGGAGGATAAGATGAAAATATCGGTGAATAAAATATTCATTTATTTAGTTTTAAGTATTGGGGCGTTTTCGATGCTACTACCCTTTTATTGGATGATCACAACGGCTTTTAAAACGGGTTTTGAAAGCCTACAAACTCCCATTACGTGGTGGCCTAAAAAATTGATTTGGCAAAATTGGAGTCATGCCTGGCAAGCCGCCCCATTTCTGCAATATTTAATTAATTCCGTGATTGTGGCCTTAGCGACAACGGTGGGCCAAATTTTTACGGCGATTTTAGCTGCCTTTGCCTTTTCTAAATTGAATTTTAGTGGTAAAAAAGTGCTCTTTGGTCTTTTACTAATGACAATGATGGTGCCCATTGAGATACTAATTATTCCAAATTTTGTGACCTTATCCCAAATGAAACTCATCAATACTTATGGAGCGTTGATTATTCCATGGTTAGGGAGTTTCTTTGCCGTCTTTACCCTGCGGCAAAGTTTCAATATGATTCCAGAACAACTTTATTTTGCAGCGCGTTTAGACGGCGCATCAGATTGGCTTTTTTTATGGCAAATTTTAGTGCCAAATGCAAAATCATCGATCACAGCCATCTTGCTCCTTCAAATGATTGGTTCGTGGAATTCATTTATGTGGCCATTAATTGTGACCAATACCGAAAATCTCAGAACATTACCAGTTGGATTACAAGCGTTTTCAACAGATTCAGGGGTGAATTATCCGGAACTAATGGCGGCTTCAACCTTTGTGATTTTACCGATGGCACTCTTATATGTGTGCTTCAATAAATACGTTGTAATTGGTATTAGTAATAATGGCTTAAAAGGTTAGTTTGCACAGATCACTTTTATGAGTGGTCATTAGGAATATGGAATTATATTTTTAATGACTGCTGATAAAGGCTTAATCTGATTAAGGGCCCGATCAGACTATGACCACAGCAGCCTAGTTGATTTGAATCGGCTAGGGAGGAGTAGCAATATTTATCGTTTTCTTGGAATTTTGAAAGGATCTGGTTAGTCATGAATCAAACATTCAAAAAATTAGCAGTCTCATCGGCAGTCATGGTGATGACCTTCGCAGGAATTTCGGTCAGTCTGACTAATGTTGTCAGCGCCGCTAAAAAACCAACCAAAATTACAGTTTGGCATGCTATGAATGGTGTTTATAATGATGCTTTAAAGGATGAAGTCGCAGATTTTAATGCTTCACAAAAGGACTATAAAGTTGAAATCACCGGTCAAGGGGACTACACGACTTTAAATCAGAAGGTGATGGCGGCAGCTAAGTCAAAAACTTTACCAACGGTGGCACAAGCGACCTATACCCAAGTTCCGGATTATGCCAAAAATGGAATTGTCAAAAATTTAGATCAACAGGTCAAAGGGAAACAAGGCTGGAGTAAAAAAGATTTGAAAAATATTTATCCAGGCTTCTTAGCACAAACTAAATATAAAGGGCATTATTATGCGATGCCGTTTTCAGCTTCGGTCCGAATCATGCTTTACAATAAAACTTTATTAGATCAATATAATTTGAGTGTGCCTAAAACTTGGGATGATATTCAAGCTATGGCACCTACATTAGCCAAAGATGGCATTGCAACCGTTGGCTTTGATAAGTCTTATGATATGGAGTTAAATGGGTTAATGCACGCAGTTGGTGTCGAAGGAGTGGATGCTAAAGGCAAGATTCACATTGACGACCCCAAAGCGGTTAAGGCGGCTGATATGTTAAATCAACTGTTACAACAAGGTTATGCCAAGTCTGCTGGTTCTGATATGTATGGTACCAATAACTTTGTCAATGGTAAAACGGCTTTGAGTTTTACCTCTTCTGCCGGAATTGCGGCTACCAAGCAAGCCGCTCCTGATGGCATGGAGTGGGGTACAGCGGTAGTCCCTTCTTATCAAGGTAAAACAGCAACCCAGTTTGCTGGCAATAATCTCGTTTTGACTTCTCAAGCCAATAAAAAACAAGCGGCCGGGGCCTTTGCCTTTATGAAATATGTCATGTCTGATAAAGAAACGGTGAAATGGGCTAAAGCTACAGGATATTTACCTGTAACTAAGAAGGGGGCCGCTTCTAAGGATTACAAGAAGTATTTGCAAGCTAATCCGATGGCGCAAGCCGGTTCAAATTCCTTAAAGTATGGCTTTTCTGATCCAGCCTTTACTGGTTTTCAAGAATATCGTAATCAATTGTTAGCAGCGGTCGACCAAATGATTACGAAGCAAACTCCAGCGAAGGACGCCTTGAAGACTTTGAAGCAACAAACGCAAAAAATCGTGAAGGAAGCTAAATAAATGCAAACAACGGTCCAATTTTTAAATGGCCTCGATACAATTGGTGGAAATGTGGTGTCATTTGTTAATGGAACCACGCGATTGGTGATGGATTTAGGAATTAATTTTAATCCGGAGCAGCAAGCTAATGCCGATGGGTATGCGATCGGATACTTCCCGAAATTACCAACCTTATTTACGGATCAACAAGCAGATGAATTGAAAACTTTTGTTTTTATTTCGCATCTACATATTGATCATATGGGGGCTTTAAGCTATTTAAAGCAAAATACCTTAGTTTATATGAGCCAAGCTAGTTATGATTTATATCAAGTTTTATTAACATTGGGTTGGGAAAAGCCGACCGTGGCCAATATTAAGGTTTTGGAGTCTGAAGTGGCAATGAGCTTTGGTCCCTTTACAGTGACGGGATATGTGACAGATCATGATATTCAAGGCGCTATGATGTTTAAAATTTCAGATGGGACACATCTCTTTGTCCATAGTGGCGATGTTCGTTGGGACGGAGATCAGGCGGATTTGGTCACTCACTGGGTGCACGCTTTGCAAAATGAAACGGTGGATTTACTTTTGATGGAGGGAACGGAATTTAGTTTTCCCAAGTCACAAAATTTGCAACGAAATACTGAGATGCAACTTCAACAGCAATTTCAACAAAAGATGTTGCAAACCGATCAATTAATTGTTATAAATCCGTATGAACGGAACGTACGTCGACTAGTTGCGTTGTACAATTCAGCCCAAGCTGCTGGTCGACAAATGGTCTGGGAACCTGAATATGCTCAGATTTTAAAAAAATTGGATAGTTTTGCGGGGCTCGTTTTAGGTAGCGATATTAGTTGGCAAATGATCAAAGAAACTCCGCAACGGTTTGTGGTACAAAATCGTTTTCATAACCTCGCACAATTGAGCCAGTTGAGAGCTCCGTTTATTTATTTGCATATGAACGGTGAACCACTGGGACGCTATGATGAACGGTTTTCACAAATGGAACATTTTTTACAGGAACAGCAGGGTACATTAATTGAATTAGGCGCTAGTGGACATGCCACGCGTACTGATCTAACTAAAATTGCACACCTCGTCAATGCTAAAGTAACGGTTCCATGGCATACTTTTAAGTCGAGTTTAATGGCTGATCAGTTACGAAAAGTCGGGTTAACGGTAAAACAACCTGAAAAAAACGAAACGTTGAATTTTGAATAGCTCTAAGATTTGATCTAGCAAGGTCGATGGTGGGGAAACCAACTATCGATCTTTTTTGTTTACAATGAAAAAACCAGGACATTGATAAAAATGGTCCTGGTCGTTTAGTTTTTGAGAGTATTAATCCGTTAGGGCGGTTACAATTCGTTCTAAGTGCAGTCCGTGGGAAGCTTTGAGCAGTATTTGATCATGTGGGTTGAGTTGGTTTTGCAAATCTAAAATAAGTTGGTTCATGTCCGCTTCTGAGAAGGTTTGCAGGTGCATATCTGGCGCTTGTTGTAAAATAGCTTTTGCTAAGTTTTGCATTATTGGACCAACCAGGTAAACTGCATCTGGTTTGGCAGCAATTATATCTGGTGCAAGCTCAGCATGTAATTTAGGACCGGCCGCACCTAATTCGAGCATATCACCAAGTACGATGATTTTTTTTCCAGTTTTTTGAATCGATGCAAAACTTTTCAA
Proteins encoded:
- a CDS encoding bifunctional metallophosphatase/5'-nucleotidase — its product is MQVKILSTSDIHGYFNADDFRRPLKNHGFGLTRAVEAMQKEADQLGINDLIIRIDNGDFIQGSPLTNYLEKKEPQFLPLYDDLAKLARYDVRIIGNHEFNYGRDYLERALQANNVLNANIIDQATQKPFIGQPYQIFSKGKVKVGVIGLTTKFIPNWEPLKNIQGLIFEDPVLIAQKYIKIVQPQVDLLILAYHGGFERDLETGEALGHVTGENQGYELSQLSGVDALVTGHQHRLIAQQINGLVATQPGYRGEAIGVMDFTLNAGQLQTSRARLIATKSFPEEPRILTQIQPLQSKINQWLDQPIGRVGLNMKIINHHLARIESHPFVAFVNQVQMKFGKTQIANTAIFNNEVRGLPNCVTRRDIMTNYLYPNIVVVESLTGQEIVDAIEVSARYFQLNRALELGVNHHFMRPKVQHYNYDLWSGIEYTIDMRQPMNQRVKDVFFQGRPLQLERHYEVALNSYRANGAGNFKMYQANKIVREVPVEITDLMADYLEAYPDLEINPPHNIKVIGYQKLSSKPDG
- a CDS encoding ABC transporter substrate-binding protein, whose translation is MNQTFKKLAVSSAVMVMTFAGISVSLTNVVSAAKKPTKITVWHAMNGVYNDALKDEVADFNASQKDYKVEITGQGDYTTLNQKVMAAAKSKTLPTVAQATYTQVPDYAKNGIVKNLDQQVKGKQGWSKKDLKNIYPGFLAQTKYKGHYYAMPFSASVRIMLYNKTLLDQYNLSVPKTWDDIQAMAPTLAKDGIATVGFDKSYDMELNGLMHAVGVEGVDAKGKIHIDDPKAVKAADMLNQLLQQGYAKSAGSDMYGTNNFVNGKTALSFTSSAGIAATKQAAPDGMEWGTAVVPSYQGKTATQFAGNNLVLTSQANKKQAAGAFAFMKYVMSDKETVKWAKATGYLPVTKKGAASKDYKKYLQANPMAQAGSNSLKYGFSDPAFTGFQEYRNQLLAAVDQMITKQTPAKDALKTLKQQTQKIVKEAK
- a CDS encoding carbohydrate ABC transporter permease, encoding MLKIGRPTWRETIKGWLYVLPMLLIVLVFGIYPIIASFTMSFFTEYNFFTNEVLATGWGNFMDLFLDPNFQLALKNTFIFVLGVVPLEIGLSLLIATLLNQITWLAGWFRTIYFLPFVTSVVAIAMVWRWIYNKDAGLLNHGLGWLGIQPIDWLNDPHFALLALIILAIWKGLGFNIMLFLVALNNVDQRLYNAAKLDGAKPWQQWCYITIPMISPMTLLVTVNAVIAAFKVFDEVYALFGGQPGPANAGITLVYYLYRAFYEQNQYGQAAAAGVILFLIILLVTLIQFSISKRHVHY
- a CDS encoding carbohydrate ABC transporter permease, with translation MKISVNKIFIYLVLSIGAFSMLLPFYWMITTAFKTGFESLQTPITWWPKKLIWQNWSHAWQAAPFLQYLINSVIVALATTVGQIFTAILAAFAFSKLNFSGKKVLFGLLLMTMMVPIEILIIPNFVTLSQMKLINTYGALIIPWLGSFFAVFTLRQSFNMIPEQLYFAARLDGASDWLFLWQILVPNAKSSITAILLLQMIGSWNSFMWPLIVTNTENLRTLPVGLQAFSTDSGVNYPELMAASTFVILPMALLYVCFNKYVVIGISNNGLKG
- a CDS encoding hydrolase; translated protein: MQTTVQFLNGLDTIGGNVVSFVNGTTRLVMDLGINFNPEQQANADGYAIGYFPKLPTLFTDQQADELKTFVFISHLHIDHMGALSYLKQNTLVYMSQASYDLYQVLLTLGWEKPTVANIKVLESEVAMSFGPFTVTGYVTDHDIQGAMMFKISDGTHLFVHSGDVRWDGDQADLVTHWVHALQNETVDLLLMEGTEFSFPKSQNLQRNTEMQLQQQFQQKMLQTDQLIVINPYERNVRRLVALYNSAQAAGRQMVWEPEYAQILKKLDSFAGLVLGSDISWQMIKETPQRFVVQNRFHNLAQLSQLRAPFIYLHMNGEPLGRYDERFSQMEHFLQEQQGTLIELGASGHATRTDLTKIAHLVNAKVTVPWHTFKSSLMADQLRKVGLTVKQPEKNETLNFE
- a CDS encoding ABC transporter ATP-binding protein; protein product: MEVSFKHVTLSYDQKNEILHDMDFVIPSGKLIALLGPSGGGKSTTLNLISGLLQPSQGEIFFGSENVTKQDALKRGVGMVFQNYALYPHLTVLDNIIFPMKMAKIPKKIRQEKALALAKLVRVMPQINQKLAALSGGQQQRVAIARALAKEPTLLLLDEPLSNLDARLRVEMREEIRRIQIATGVTTIFVTHDQNEALHVADQIMVLNEGIVQQFGATQTLYTNPINQFVAEFIGEPRLNVIPVQALRTAVGGIFGTGAAQIERLGIRAEAFSLKPMAQPHIQIPIEINQIQYFGQEQRIDLQLNGYQVIANQMESEHQKLGKTMGYVPIDQIYGFDAKGRRIYAEQSREVQHA